The Panacibacter microcysteis genome includes a window with the following:
- the dnaB gene encoding replicative DNA helicase, whose translation MEIKNFNKDRKKGRKPSIDLSTMVYGKVPPQARDLEEAVLGAIMLDKSAFDTVIEILKPECFYVDANQRIFRAFQNLAQKSLPIDILTVVEQLKTTEELDMVGGPYYVTKMTNAVVSVANIEAHSRIILQKFVQRELIRISGEIIGDAYEDSTDVFDLMDDAEDKIFQITNNFLKTDYKEMSSALAQTINRIDELRKKTDEISGVPSGFRSLDKITFGWQPTDLIILAARPAVGKTAFALNLARNAAMHPTKPVPVGFFSLEMSAAQLVQRILSAESEIPMEKIARGKLEEYEYQQLHKRGIARLEKAPIYIDDTAALNIFEFRAKARRLVNKHKVGFIIIDYLQLMSGSSDNKNGNREQEISTISRSLKGLAKELSVPIIALSQLSRAVETRKESKMPQLSDLRESGAIEQDADMVMFIYRPEYYENFANENGESTRGETHIKIAKHRNGELDVVKLRASLHIQKFDEWDDGGPGFTPPGGNFRPIGPAPTPDSGEQGGGGRFFIQGSKMNSGGFDEGFDEQPPF comes from the coding sequence ATGGAAATCAAGAATTTTAACAAGGATCGCAAGAAAGGAAGAAAGCCGTCCATCGACTTAAGTACGATGGTATATGGCAAGGTTCCGCCACAGGCCAGAGACCTGGAAGAGGCTGTTTTAGGTGCCATAATGCTCGATAAAAGTGCATTCGATACGGTAATAGAAATATTGAAACCGGAATGTTTTTATGTAGATGCCAACCAGCGCATTTTTCGTGCATTTCAAAACCTGGCGCAAAAGAGTTTACCCATCGATATTCTTACCGTTGTAGAGCAACTGAAAACGACCGAAGAGCTGGACATGGTAGGCGGCCCTTACTATGTGACAAAAATGACCAACGCGGTTGTGTCTGTTGCCAATATAGAAGCACACTCAAGAATCATCTTACAAAAATTTGTTCAGCGGGAGCTTATCCGCATCAGCGGCGAAATAATCGGCGATGCATACGAAGACAGCACCGATGTATTTGACCTGATGGACGATGCGGAAGACAAGATCTTCCAGATTACCAACAACTTTCTCAAAACAGACTACAAGGAAATGAGCAGTGCGCTGGCACAAACCATTAACCGTATAGATGAGCTGAGAAAGAAAACAGACGAAATATCAGGCGTACCCAGTGGCTTCAGAAGCCTTGATAAGATCACCTTTGGGTGGCAGCCTACCGATCTTATTATACTTGCTGCAAGACCTGCGGTTGGTAAAACGGCCTTTGCCTTAAACCTTGCCCGCAATGCGGCCATGCACCCTACCAAGCCGGTGCCCGTAGGCTTTTTCTCGCTTGAAATGAGTGCTGCACAATTGGTGCAGCGTATTCTCTCTGCCGAGAGTGAAATACCCATGGAAAAGATAGCACGTGGCAAACTCGAAGAATACGAATACCAGCAACTGCACAAACGTGGTATTGCAAGGCTTGAAAAAGCACCCATTTATATAGACGATACTGCGGCACTCAACATTTTCGAGTTTCGCGCCAAGGCACGGCGCCTGGTAAACAAACACAAAGTTGGCTTTATCATCATAGACTACCTGCAATTGATGAGCGGCAGCAGCGATAACAAAAATGGCAACCGTGAGCAGGAGATCAGCACCATATCCCGAAGCCTGAAAGGCCTTGCCAAAGAACTGAGTGTGCCCATTATAGCACTTAGCCAGTTGAGCCGTGCGGTAGAAACGCGTAAAGAAAGCAAGATGCCGCAGTTGAGCGATTTGCGTGAATCGGGTGCCATTGAGCAGGACGCCGATATGGTAATGTTTATTTACAGGCCTGAATATTATGAGAACTTTGCCAATGAAAATGGCGAGAGCACACGTGGCGAAACGCATATCAAAATAGCCAAGCACCGTAATGGTGAGCTGGACGTGGTAAAACTTCGTGCATCACTGCACATACAGAAGTTCGATGAGTGGGATGATGGCGGCCCGGGCTTTACGCCGCCGGGTGGCAATTTCAGGCCCATAGGCCCGGCACCAACACCAGATAGCGGCGAGCAGGGTGGCGGTGGCCGTTTCTTTATACAGGGCAGCAAAATGAACAGTGGCGGTTTCGATGAAGGTTTTGATGAACAGCCGCCGTTTTAA
- a CDS encoding ARPP-1 family domain-containing protein — translation MNHFKILCLLWLLLFTAGVANAQLIYTTLDVQYDSAWVCNNLKLIPVRFKDTGMAQLPQAERNIISFEEALREGKITVKEMATTGGADVGMLTIKNHSKKDILIESGEMVAGGKQDRVFASTTLIPPDEKEVFLPVFCVEKGRWDTRIRSFRYAGPANNALKRQVNIARKQNKVWKEIDRQLGESDKVNKTNAYLEIYRDTIIRDSACIAYFNSRMSASDSLFAGFVAITGDKIINCELFGSTAMFMAAYPTLLKSYLRSVNNHAGNPTIANATVKNFLDKFLQTATQQAKYLQDHGALYLFDKKVIHLVAYTD, via the coding sequence ATGAACCACTTTAAAATTTTGTGTTTGTTATGGCTGTTACTCTTTACGGCCGGTGTTGCCAATGCCCAGCTTATTTATACAACGCTTGATGTGCAATACGATTCGGCCTGGGTATGTAATAACCTTAAACTGATACCGGTAAGATTTAAAGACACAGGCATGGCGCAGTTGCCGCAGGCAGAAAGGAACATTATCTCTTTTGAAGAAGCGTTGCGGGAAGGCAAGATAACGGTGAAGGAAATGGCCACAACCGGCGGCGCAGACGTGGGGATGCTTACCATAAAAAATCATTCAAAAAAAGATATTCTTATAGAAAGCGGCGAGATGGTGGCCGGTGGTAAGCAGGACCGCGTATTTGCATCTACCACGCTGATTCCGCCAGATGAGAAAGAAGTTTTTTTGCCGGTGTTTTGTGTGGAAAAAGGCAGGTGGGATACACGCATACGATCTTTTCGCTATGCAGGCCCTGCCAACAATGCCTTAAAGCGGCAGGTGAATATTGCCAGGAAACAAAACAAGGTTTGGAAAGAGATAGACAGGCAACTGGGCGAAAGCGATAAGGTAAATAAAACCAATGCTTATCTTGAAATTTATCGCGATACAATTATCCGGGATTCTGCATGCATTGCTTACTTCAACAGCAGGATGAGCGCAAGCGACAGCCTGTTTGCGGGCTTTGTGGCCATAACAGGCGATAAGATCATCAATTGCGAATTGTTTGGCAGTACAGCTATGTTTATGGCGGCATACCCAACGCTGCTCAAAAGTTACCTGCGCAGTGTAAACAATCATGCCGGTAATCCAACTATAGCCAATGCAACGGTAAAAAACTTTCTCGATAAGTTTTTACAAACAGCAACACAACAGGCAAAATACTTACAGGATCATGGTGCGCTGTATCTGTTCGATAAAAAGGTTATTCACCTCGTTGCTTATACAGATTAA
- a CDS encoding ATP-dependent helicase, giving the protein MMEYLNGLNEPQRQAVLHTEGPLMIVAGAGSGKTKVLTTRIAHLMANGVDSFRILALTFTNKAAKEMRERIEHILGNSEARNLYIGTFHSVFARILHGEAHRLGYPNSFTIYDTDDAKSVVKTVINELNLDDKHYKPNTVYNRISAAKNALVGPADYKNDYYIQQEDMRSNRPLIAQIYDAYNKRCFKNGAMDFDDLLFNMYRLLKEFPEALIKYQSKFRYILIDEYQDTNPAQYEIIKLLAAQHENICVVGDDAQSIYSFRGATIQNILQFQKDYDDVSVIMLEQNYRSTQNILKVANEVIGNNKGQIPKALWTENTAGEKIKLVRTMTDNDEGKFVSDAIQEQKLRNHFLNKDFCILYRTNAQSRAFEESLRRMGIPYIIYGGISFYQRKEIKDYIAYLRVVVNPQDEEALKRIINYPVRGIGKTSIDRAVLYANEQNISMWQVLERAKEFGYKAGTLEAIENLVLMIRSTQSMMAKHNAYEIAFHIGKQTNFVKELFNDKSAEGVARYENIQELLNSIKEWIETPLNEEDGEVGDKSLGAYLQQITLLTDADQKDPNADVVRLMTVHAAKGLEFQCVFVAGLEETLFPSGLSINSREELEEERRLFYVAITRAKQRLWLTYANTRYRFGNLVQNEPSRFLEEIPEPFVDRTFAGGGPRNQTSGFGGSSAFDRMHGGFGAAAQAEKTYGPPPARKKETPSYLPAKPQAPKVVEHTPSENFVPSDTANLQEGQKVEHQKFGFGIVSKMEGSAHNPIATVQFELNGEKKIMLNYAKLRIVE; this is encoded by the coding sequence ATGATGGAGTATCTGAATGGTTTGAATGAGCCGCAGCGGCAGGCTGTTTTGCATACAGAAGGCCCGCTGATGATTGTGGCAGGCGCCGGTAGCGGCAAAACAAAAGTATTGACCACACGTATTGCCCACCTGATGGCAAACGGCGTAGATTCTTTTCGTATACTGGCATTGACATTTACCAATAAGGCAGCCAAAGAAATGCGGGAACGTATTGAGCATATTCTTGGCAACAGTGAGGCACGCAATTTATACATCGGCACATTCCACAGCGTATTCGCAAGAATATTGCACGGCGAGGCACACAGGCTTGGCTATCCAAACAGCTTTACGATCTATGATACTGACGATGCGAAAAGCGTGGTAAAGACAGTCATCAACGAGTTGAACCTTGATGATAAGCACTATAAACCCAATACCGTTTACAACAGGATCTCTGCTGCAAAAAATGCATTGGTTGGCCCGGCAGATTATAAGAACGACTATTATATTCAGCAGGAAGATATGCGTAGCAACCGACCATTGATTGCGCAGATATACGATGCCTACAACAAACGCTGCTTTAAAAATGGCGCCATGGATTTTGATGACCTGTTGTTTAACATGTACCGGTTATTGAAAGAATTTCCCGAAGCGCTGATCAAATACCAGAGCAAGTTCAGGTATATTCTTATAGACGAGTACCAGGATACAAACCCTGCACAGTACGAGATCATCAAACTGCTGGCCGCACAGCACGAAAATATTTGCGTGGTAGGCGATGATGCCCAAAGTATTTACAGCTTTCGGGGCGCCACCATTCAGAACATATTGCAGTTCCAGAAAGATTACGATGATGTGTCTGTAATAATGCTGGAACAGAACTACCGCAGTACACAAAACATTCTTAAAGTTGCCAATGAGGTAATTGGTAACAATAAAGGCCAGATACCCAAAGCCCTGTGGACAGAAAATACCGCCGGTGAAAAGATTAAACTGGTGCGTACCATGACGGATAACGATGAAGGAAAATTTGTTTCCGATGCCATACAGGAGCAGAAACTCCGCAACCATTTTCTCAACAAAGATTTTTGCATACTCTACCGCACCAATGCACAAAGCCGCGCATTTGAAGAAAGCCTGCGGCGTATGGGCATTCCATACATTATTTATGGCGGCATCAGTTTCTACCAGCGTAAAGAAATTAAAGATTACATAGCTTACCTGCGTGTGGTGGTTAACCCGCAGGATGAAGAGGCATTAAAACGCATAATCAACTACCCGGTGCGTGGTATTGGTAAAACCAGTATAGACAGGGCTGTATTGTATGCAAATGAACAAAACATCAGCATGTGGCAGGTGCTGGAGCGTGCAAAAGAATTTGGTTACAAAGCCGGTACGCTGGAGGCCATCGAAAATTTGGTGCTTATGATACGCAGCACGCAAAGTATGATGGCCAAACACAATGCGTATGAAATTGCCTTCCATATTGGTAAACAAACAAACTTTGTAAAAGAACTTTTCAACGATAAAAGTGCAGAAGGTGTAGCCCGTTACGAAAACATACAGGAGCTACTCAACTCCATTAAAGAATGGATAGAAACACCACTCAATGAGGAAGATGGCGAGGTAGGCGATAAAAGCCTTGGTGCATACCTGCAGCAGATTACCCTGCTTACAGACGCTGACCAGAAAGATCCTAATGCAGATGTGGTAAGACTCATGACGGTACATGCTGCCAAGGGGCTCGAATTTCAGTGTGTATTTGTGGCCGGCCTCGAGGAAACACTATTCCCCAGCGGGCTCAGCATCAACAGCCGCGAAGAACTCGAAGAAGAGCGCAGGTTGTTTTATGTGGCTATTACAAGAGCCAAACAGCGCTTATGGTTAACTTATGCCAATACACGTTACCGGTTTGGCAACCTCGTGCAAAATGAACCCAGCCGTTTCCTGGAAGAAATTCCGGAACCTTTTGTAGACAGAACATTTGCCGGTGGTGGTCCCCGCAACCAGACAAGTGGCTTTGGCGGCAGCTCTGCCTTCGACCGTATGCATGGTGGCTTTGGTGCCGCAGCACAGGCAGAAAAAACCTATGGCCCGCCACCTGCGCGTAAAAAAGAAACGCCTTCTTACCTGCCGGCAAAACCGCAGGCGCCTAAGGTAGTGGAGCATACACCCAGCGAAAATTTTGTACCCAGCGATACGGCCAACCTGCAGGAAGGCCAGAAAGTAGAGCACCAGAAATTTGGCTTTGGTATAGTAAGCAAAATGGAAGGCAGCGCACACAACCCTATTGCAACCGTACAGTTCGAGCTGAATGGCGAAAAAAAGATCATGCTCAACTATGCAAAACTTCGTATTGTGGAATAA
- a CDS encoding discoidin domain-containing protein — MKYLLLALLPILAVNNIRAQQKTFCNPINIDYGYTPIPNFSEQGRHRATADPVIVLFKDNYYLFSTNQWGYWYSSDMLNWKFVSRRFLKPYHHVYDELCAPAAWAQNDTLFVIGSTYTQDFPIWMSTDPTTDNWKEAVDSFKTGAWDPAFLADDDGKLYAYFGSSNTFPTYGQEINRKTFDTIGPRISLLRLNDSIHGWERFGEYHDNTFLKPFIEGSWMNKYNGKYYLQYGAPGTEFSGYGDGVYVSDKPLGPFTYQSHNPFSYKAGGYARGAGHGATYQDKFGNWWHISTIGVCVKNNFERRNGIWPAGFDKDGILYCNTVFGDYPYYLPTKKQDTTRVHAVFTGWMLLNYNKPVAVSSTLGGYSANNAVDESIKTYWSAKTGNKGEWLQTDLGAVSTIKAIQVNYADQDADSSFLGKINGIYHQYILYTSNDGKTWKVLVDKSNNKKDVPHDYVELSKPVEARYIKLENIHMPTGKFAISGLRVFGNGHGSAPDTVKSFIALRGDSERRNVWFKWQTNDNATGYNIYFGEAPGKLYNNVMVYNANEYYLSALEKDKAYYFQIEAFNENGISKRTAVMKAE; from the coding sequence ATGAAATATCTGCTTCTTGCATTGCTGCCGATCCTTGCTGTAAATAATATCCGCGCCCAGCAGAAAACCTTCTGCAACCCGATCAACATCGATTATGGTTATACGCCCATACCCAATTTTTCTGAGCAGGGCAGGCACAGGGCCACGGCAGACCCCGTAATCGTTTTGTTCAAAGACAATTACTACCTGTTCTCCACCAACCAGTGGGGTTATTGGTACAGCAGCGATATGCTGAACTGGAAATTCGTATCCCGCAGGTTTTTAAAACCCTACCACCACGTATACGATGAATTGTGTGCTCCTGCAGCATGGGCACAAAACGATACGTTGTTTGTAATAGGATCTACCTACACGCAGGACTTTCCCATATGGATGAGCACAGACCCCACAACAGACAACTGGAAAGAAGCGGTAGATTCATTTAAAACAGGCGCATGGGATCCTGCGTTCCTTGCAGATGATGATGGTAAGCTGTATGCATATTTTGGTTCCAGCAACACCTTTCCTACATATGGCCAGGAAATAAACCGCAAAACGTTTGACACTATTGGTCCGCGCATTTCTTTACTGCGTTTGAATGACAGTATTCATGGCTGGGAGCGTTTTGGAGAGTACCACGACAATACATTCCTGAAGCCTTTTATTGAAGGCTCGTGGATGAATAAATACAATGGCAAATATTACCTGCAGTATGGTGCGCCGGGTACGGAATTCAGCGGTTATGGAGATGGCGTGTATGTAAGCGATAAACCACTCGGGCCTTTTACTTACCAAAGCCACAATCCTTTCTCGTATAAAGCCGGTGGTTATGCCCGTGGTGCAGGACATGGTGCCACCTACCAGGATAAATTTGGCAACTGGTGGCACATAAGCACCATTGGGGTTTGCGTAAAAAACAATTTTGAGCGCCGCAATGGTATTTGGCCTGCCGGGTTTGATAAAGACGGCATTTTATACTGCAACACCGTTTTTGGCGATTACCCTTATTACCTGCCCACGAAAAAACAGGATACTACACGGGTGCATGCAGTATTTACGGGCTGGATGTTGCTGAACTATAACAAGCCTGTGGCGGTATCTTCAACGCTGGGTGGCTACAGTGCCAATAATGCGGTTGATGAAAGCATTAAAACCTACTGGAGTGCCAAAACCGGCAATAAAGGCGAGTGGCTGCAAACAGACCTTGGCGCTGTAAGCACTATTAAAGCAATACAGGTAAATTACGCAGACCAGGATGCAGACAGCAGCTTCCTGGGCAAGATCAATGGTATTTACCACCAGTATATTTTATATACTTCGAATGATGGTAAAACATGGAAAGTGCTGGTTGATAAAAGCAACAACAAAAAAGATGTACCACACGATTATGTTGAGCTAAGCAAACCTGTAGAAGCCCGCTACATAAAGCTTGAAAACATACACATGCCAACAGGTAAATTTGCCATCAGCGGCCTGCGTGTTTTTGGAAATGGCCATGGCAGCGCGCCTGATACCGTTAAAAGCTTCATTGCGCTGCGTGGCGATAGTGAACGCAGGAACGTTTGGTTTAAATGGCAGACCAACGACAATGCCACCGGTTACAATATTTACTTTGGCGAAGCGCCTGGTAAACTTTACAACAATGTGATGGTGTATAATGCCAACGAATATTATTTGAGCGCACTGGAAAAAGATAAAGCCTACTATTTTCAAATAGAAGCATTTAATGAAAACGGCATTTCTAAACGTACAGCGGTTATGAAAGCGGAGTAG
- the gltX gene encoding glutamate--tRNA ligase, which yields MAENKVRVRFAPSPTGGLHLGGVRTVLFNYLFARHNKGEFILRIEDTDQTRFVPGAEAYIFECLQWCGLQPDESPLHGGPYAPYRQSERKPIYRQYAEELVKKGYAYYAFDTPEELEEMRTRFKTAENPAPQYNHVLRNEMRNSLTLGEEAVTRLLGEEAPYVIRIKMPVQETITFTDMIRGEVSFESSRSDDKVLLKADGMPTYHLAVVVDDYLMKITHAFRGEEWLPSAPVHIMLWKYLFGLENMPQWAHLPLILKPDGNGKLSKRDGDRLGFPVFAMNWTDPKTNELTQGFRERGFLPEAFVNMLAMLGWNDGTEQEVFSMDELVEKFSLDRVHKGGAKFDYEKARWFNHEWIKRNDVSTYKDQVKALFAQHNINITNDVVFEKVLSLVKDRCTFLNDFITQASFFFTAPATVDINAVKPKWDDKKNLFFLELIRAFETDLLWEHEELEKQFKEIAAANQLKPGELMLPFRIMLVGGKFGPGVFEIAGIIGKAATIARIKALLQQLNS from the coding sequence ATGGCTGAAAATAAAGTAAGAGTGCGTTTTGCACCATCGCCTACAGGCGGCCTGCATCTGGGTGGTGTAAGAACGGTGTTGTTTAACTACCTTTTTGCCAGGCACAACAAAGGTGAATTTATCCTGCGTATAGAAGACACAGACCAGACACGTTTTGTGCCCGGCGCCGAAGCATACATTTTTGAATGTTTGCAGTGGTGCGGTTTACAGCCTGATGAAAGCCCGCTGCACGGCGGGCCTTATGCACCTTACCGGCAAAGCGAACGCAAACCCATCTACAGGCAATATGCAGAAGAGCTGGTAAAAAAAGGCTATGCTTATTATGCATTTGATACACCGGAAGAACTGGAAGAAATGCGCACCAGGTTTAAGACAGCAGAAAATCCGGCGCCGCAATACAACCATGTACTGCGCAACGAAATGCGCAATTCGCTTACACTTGGCGAAGAAGCAGTAACACGCCTGCTGGGTGAAGAAGCGCCGTACGTGATCCGCATTAAGATGCCGGTGCAGGAAACGATTACGTTTACAGATATGATACGTGGAGAAGTTTCATTTGAATCTTCCCGGTCTGATGATAAAGTACTGCTGAAAGCAGATGGTATGCCCACGTACCACCTTGCCGTTGTGGTAGATGATTACCTGATGAAGATTACCCACGCATTTCGCGGTGAAGAATGGCTGCCAAGTGCACCGGTGCATATCATGCTCTGGAAATATTTGTTTGGGCTTGAAAATATGCCTCAGTGGGCACATCTGCCATTGATACTTAAACCTGACGGTAACGGTAAACTAAGCAAACGCGATGGTGACCGGCTTGGCTTCCCGGTGTTTGCCATGAACTGGACAGACCCTAAAACAAATGAACTTACACAGGGTTTCAGGGAAAGAGGTTTTTTACCGGAAGCTTTTGTAAACATGCTTGCCATGCTTGGCTGGAATGATGGTACCGAACAGGAAGTGTTTTCTATGGATGAACTGGTTGAAAAATTCTCTCTCGACCGTGTACACAAAGGCGGTGCAAAATTCGATTATGAAAAAGCCAGGTGGTTTAACCATGAATGGATAAAACGGAATGATGTAAGCACATACAAAGACCAGGTGAAAGCGCTCTTTGCACAACACAACATCAACATAACCAATGATGTTGTCTTCGAAAAAGTTCTATCGCTGGTAAAAGACCGCTGCACATTTCTAAATGATTTTATAACGCAGGCATCATTCTTCTTTACTGCACCTGCAACAGTAGATATCAATGCAGTAAAACCCAAATGGGACGATAAGAAAAATTTGTTCTTTCTCGAACTGATCCGCGCTTTTGAAACAGATCTGTTATGGGAACACGAAGAGCTGGAAAAACAGTTTAAAGAAATTGCTGCTGCCAACCAGTTAAAGCCGGGAGAACTGATGTTGCCTTTTCGTATAATGCTGGTGGGCGGTAAGTTTGGCCCCGGTGTTTTTGAAATAGCAGGCATCATTGGTAAAGCAGCAACGATTGCAAGAATAAAAGCGTTGTTGCAGCAACTAAACAGTTAA